The following proteins are encoded in a genomic region of Vibrio spartinae:
- a CDS encoding phage tail sheath subtilisin-like domain-containing protein, which produces MSDIPNDIRVPLFYMEFDNSLAVSGTPAMVHKILVVGQMGADAVASPLVQHTITSDDSARQMFGDSILTDMLLRLRKANNYTETVAMGIEDLTDGAAASADGFTFSGTAMASGTCYLMIGGKSVQVGVSEGDTAADVAASVIAKITTLNATLGSELRVTAQAGASTNIVKLICKHKGITGNDIDLRINYYTGEQLPKGIICTVGTMSGGTGTPDMTAIVAAIGDEWFNHIVMPYNDQSSLNTLRDELIARWGPMRMQEAIAYTAFRGTHAETSTWGSTRNDYLITCMGTNKMPTPSWEVAASYAGTAAYYLAIDPAQPLQTLSLKGILPPAKGDQWDLTERNLHLHDGVATYFVDASNQVCIEREISTYQVNKFGSPDPSYLDITTPSTLGYLRYSMKAHITQNYPRHKLAGDDVLDELEPGQPVVTPKTLRVDFLDKFLEWEGKGLVEDFETFKSTLSVVRDNDNKNRVNVMCSPNLVNGFRILAVTTQFQL; this is translated from the coding sequence ATGAGTGATATTCCAAACGATATCCGGGTGCCGCTGTTTTATATGGAGTTCGATAACTCTCTGGCAGTTTCCGGCACCCCGGCAATGGTGCATAAAATTTTGGTCGTCGGTCAGATGGGTGCAGATGCTGTTGCATCACCGCTGGTGCAACACACGATTACCAGCGACGACAGTGCGCGGCAGATGTTCGGTGATTCAATACTAACCGATATGTTGCTGCGTCTGCGCAAAGCCAACAACTATACAGAAACGGTTGCGATGGGGATTGAAGATTTAACCGATGGTGCGGCCGCAAGTGCTGACGGTTTTACTTTCAGTGGCACTGCAATGGCCTCCGGAACCTGCTATCTGATGATTGGCGGAAAATCGGTTCAGGTCGGGGTGTCTGAAGGAGACACAGCCGCTGATGTTGCGGCCAGCGTGATCGCCAAAATCACCACCCTCAATGCGACACTCGGCAGTGAGCTGCGCGTAACTGCCCAAGCCGGTGCCAGTACCAATATTGTCAAGCTGATATGCAAGCATAAAGGTATCACAGGCAACGATATCGATCTGCGTATCAACTACTATACCGGAGAGCAACTACCGAAGGGGATCATCTGTACCGTCGGTACAATGTCCGGTGGTACCGGCACCCCGGATATGACAGCAATTGTTGCAGCAATTGGCGATGAATGGTTTAACCATATCGTTATGCCATACAACGATCAGTCCAGTCTCAATACACTGCGTGATGAGCTCATTGCTCGTTGGGGACCGATGCGTATGCAGGAAGCGATTGCATATACTGCATTTCGTGGTACCCATGCAGAAACCTCGACTTGGGGCAGCACCCGAAACGATTATCTTATCACCTGTATGGGCACAAATAAGATGCCCACGCCTTCTTGGGAAGTTGCGGCCAGCTATGCGGGTACTGCCGCATATTATTTAGCGATTGACCCAGCACAGCCGCTACAAACCTTGTCTCTCAAAGGTATTTTACCACCCGCTAAGGGCGACCAATGGGATCTAACCGAACGTAATTTGCACCTCCATGACGGTGTGGCGACCTATTTTGTGGATGCTTCCAACCAAGTGTGTATTGAGCGGGAAATTTCGACCTATCAGGTCAACAAGTTTGGCAGTCCTGATCCCAGTTATTTAGATATCACTACCCCATCGACTTTGGGTTATCTGCGCTATTCGATGAAAGCACATATCACCCAGAATTACCCACGGCACAAACTCGCAGGCGATGATGTTCTGGATGAGCTGGAACCCGGTCAACCTGTAGTGACCCCTAAAACGTTGCGGGTTGACTTTCTCGATAAATTCCTCGAATGGGAAGGAAAAGGCTTGGTTGAAGATTTTGAGACATTCAAATCCACGCTGTCCGTTGTCCGTGATAACGATAATAAGAATCGAGTCAATGTGATGTGTTCTCCCAACCTTGTGAATGGCTTCCGTATTCTGGCCGTAACCACACAATTTCAGCTTTAA
- a CDS encoding phage protease translates to MNQLYLSLCFELPQDDVPEWLKLLPAGPMTGNDGRSFVNSNPQQVVIYWQNVGRDIPLDIEHATEIKAPKGEPAPAQGWFDKLEIRDGEIWAHLTPNPSGTATITNREYRYISPAFYHDSEGNILGLSSVGLTNKPNLKLPALNHQQEKQPMPIPAAIAVALSLNSETATEHEAVNAINKLKDDTQLALNRAENPDLEKFIPKETYELALNRATEAEAKVKERQEADITALVDTAITEGKIAPANKEMYLAVCRAEGGIEKFQAFAKSAPKLVSDTHQHDKAPDSDQTKLTEGELAICRQLGLTEAQFLAAK, encoded by the coding sequence ATGAACCAACTTTATTTATCCCTTTGTTTTGAGCTGCCTCAGGATGATGTACCAGAGTGGTTGAAATTATTACCCGCCGGGCCAATGACGGGGAATGATGGCCGCAGCTTTGTCAATAGCAACCCGCAACAGGTCGTCATCTACTGGCAGAATGTCGGCAGGGATATCCCGCTAGATATCGAGCACGCAACCGAAATCAAAGCACCGAAAGGTGAACCAGCCCCTGCTCAGGGGTGGTTCGACAAGCTTGAAATCCGTGATGGTGAAATCTGGGCACACCTCACCCCGAATCCATCCGGCACGGCAACGATTACCAACCGAGAATACCGTTACATCAGTCCCGCGTTCTACCACGATTCTGAAGGCAACATTCTGGGGCTTTCCAGTGTGGGCCTGACCAACAAACCCAATCTGAAACTCCCTGCTCTCAATCATCAACAGGAGAAACAACCCATGCCAATTCCAGCGGCTATTGCTGTGGCGTTATCCCTCAATTCTGAAACCGCCACAGAACATGAAGCAGTTAATGCCATTAACAAACTCAAAGACGATACACAACTGGCACTCAACCGTGCTGAAAATCCGGATCTGGAAAAATTTATTCCCAAAGAGACCTATGAACTGGCGCTCAACCGTGCCACTGAAGCGGAGGCAAAAGTCAAAGAGCGACAGGAAGCCGATATTACAGCTCTGGTCGATACGGCGATCACTGAAGGCAAAATTGCACCGGCCAACAAAGAAATGTATCTGGCCGTCTGTCGCGCCGAAGGGGGCATTGAAAAGTTTCAGGCATTTGCCAAAAGTGCTCCGAAACTGGTCAGCGATACCCATCAGCATGACAAAGCTCCTGACAGTGACCAGACCAAGCTTACCGAAGGCGAACTGGCTATCTGCCGTCAACTCGGTTTGACCGAAGCGCAGTTTCTGGCTGCGAAGTAA
- a CDS encoding gp436 family protein — MALSYVTQQDLLDRDESMLWVLATSPNDNSQLNTVAIDAAISDASIEIDSFLTCFELPLLEVPALLNRCAISMAFYWLADRDGNISELVQKRYDDALRTLREIRDGKRDLGLPAASKPTETAKGKAEVIDASRPSVRDSLRYIL; from the coding sequence ATGGCACTTTCCTATGTGACTCAACAGGACTTGCTGGACCGGGATGAATCCATGTTGTGGGTACTGGCAACCTCACCGAATGACAACTCGCAGCTCAACACGGTGGCAATCGATGCTGCAATATCTGATGCCTCGATTGAGATCGATTCATTCCTGACCTGCTTTGAACTGCCGCTTCTGGAAGTGCCTGCGTTGCTGAACCGGTGCGCGATCTCGATGGCCTTTTACTGGCTGGCTGACCGGGACGGCAATATTTCAGAACTGGTGCAAAAGCGTTATGACGACGCGCTAAGAACGCTACGGGAAATCCGCGACGGCAAACGCGATTTAGGTTTACCTGCGGCAAGCAAACCCACCGAAACGGCCAAAGGGAAAGCTGAGGTGATCGATGCATCACGGCCATCAGTCCGTGACAGTCTCAGGTACATATTATGA
- a CDS encoding Mu-like prophage major head subunit gpT family protein: protein MPITAEQLRNMTTGLSAAYQIGFDGAESQVEKIATILPSSTKSEDYGFLGSWPEIKEWVGDRQLATLAKHGYTITNKKFESSIVVDKDDVDDDLLGQYGLQAQTMGQGVKLFPDKITFSLLCSGFSETCYDGQYFFDTDHPMADGIVSNIVGDIANDTGEPWFLLDCSRPLKPMVFQERRKFEFKALDDMSSDHVVLNDEYIYATDGRNNSGFGFWQMAIGSKAPLTKENLNAARKKLRSFTNDSGEPLGLKGTVLVVGGDNESVGEDLVLTEKINGTNNTLFKKFDLVVSEYIK from the coding sequence ATGCCAATTACTGCTGAACAGCTACGCAATATGACTACCGGCCTGTCGGCTGCCTATCAAATTGGTTTCGATGGTGCAGAATCTCAGGTAGAAAAAATTGCAACCATACTGCCATCGTCAACTAAATCGGAAGACTACGGTTTTCTGGGAAGCTGGCCGGAAATCAAAGAATGGGTCGGTGACCGTCAGCTCGCAACACTGGCGAAGCATGGTTACACCATCACCAATAAAAAATTCGAGTCCTCTATCGTCGTAGATAAAGATGATGTAGACGATGACCTGCTCGGTCAGTACGGCTTACAGGCGCAAACAATGGGGCAAGGCGTTAAGCTCTTCCCTGACAAAATTACATTTAGTCTGCTGTGCTCCGGGTTTTCGGAAACATGCTATGACGGTCAATACTTTTTTGACACCGATCATCCGATGGCGGATGGCATTGTATCCAATATCGTTGGTGATATAGCAAACGATACTGGGGAACCTTGGTTCCTACTGGACTGCTCCCGTCCGCTCAAGCCGATGGTATTTCAGGAGCGTCGTAAATTTGAATTCAAAGCTCTGGATGATATGAGCAGTGATCACGTCGTACTCAATGACGAATATATCTATGCAACCGATGGTCGTAACAATAGCGGGTTCGGTTTCTGGCAGATGGCAATCGGCTCGAAAGCTCCGCTAACTAAAGAAAACCTCAATGCAGCTCGGAAGAAGCTGCGGTCATTTACAAATGACAGCGGTGAGCCGCTGGGACTGAAAGGTACCGTTCTGGTAGTTGGCGGAGACAACGAATCAGTCGGAGAAGATCTGGTGCTCACTGAAAAAATCAACGGCACCAATAATACCCTGTTCAAAAAGTTCGATCTGGTTGTTTCCGAGTATATCAAGTAA
- a CDS encoding phage tail tube protein, translated as MILGEATIRANGEEWKTTGTAKFHPGGKQRTEHTGGGKVRGFSEKTVVPYIECQFAVDEDVDVIELNAITDATITFDGNNGLSYMLTGATLAEPIGISDEGTTDTGKWVGKKAKKI; from the coding sequence ATGATTTTAGGTGAAGCAACCATTCGGGCGAATGGTGAGGAGTGGAAAACTACCGGTACCGCGAAATTTCACCCCGGTGGTAAACAACGCACCGAGCATACCGGAGGTGGAAAGGTGCGCGGATTTTCAGAAAAAACCGTGGTTCCTTATATTGAGTGCCAGTTTGCTGTTGATGAAGATGTCGATGTAATTGAACTCAACGCGATCACTGATGCCACCATTACATTCGATGGCAACAATGGGCTGTCATATATGCTTACTGGTGCGACGCTGGCCGAGCCGATAGGGATTAGTGATGAAGGCACCACAGATACTGGCAAATGGGTCGGGAAAAAAGCTAAAAAAATCTGA
- a CDS encoding terminase large subunit domain-containing protein, giving the protein MMQEFQRSPIASAVAHLHYEYSPDEVLLPYQKYWIEDDSQLKIGEKSRRTGLTWAEACDAALTTSKSKADGGCHHFYVGSNKEMAREFIDAVAMWAKAFDKAAGEICEEVLEDDDKDILTFVIYFASGFKVQALSSNPSNLRGMQGNVTIDEAAFHDHLAEVLKAALALTMWGCKVRLISTHNGADNDFNELIQESRAGKKDYSVHTITLDDACHDGLYKRICQVTGKIWSQPAEDAWKAGLLKATKTEDDALEEYYCVPKSGSGVYIPRSYRERAAVLPNEVVTFIGSAEFNCLPERLRELDMQEWLEQTVKPLLDSLPKNLRHTLGEDFARNGDLTSFAPCSVQTDTKRQIPFLVELSNVPFKQQEQALYYLCDRMPRRDGIKLDARGNGQYLAEQARYRYGAEVEEVMLSTAYYRENMPRFKAAFEDDELQIPKNEDVINDFSAIQIIRGVPCIDDSRTKSVNGSQRHGDSAIAIFLAYLASKEECRRYELHRIKSGKDDQHTVKRQMKMTRGLRAMKGGLL; this is encoded by the coding sequence ATGATGCAGGAATTTCAGAGATCCCCCATTGCCTCTGCTGTTGCTCACCTTCATTACGAATACAGCCCGGATGAAGTGTTATTGCCGTATCAGAAGTATTGGATCGAGGATGACAGCCAGCTCAAAATTGGGGAAAAATCGCGTCGGACGGGGTTAACGTGGGCCGAAGCTTGTGATGCTGCACTAACGACATCCAAAAGCAAGGCTGATGGCGGTTGTCATCATTTCTATGTGGGTTCAAATAAAGAGATGGCCCGCGAATTTATCGATGCAGTCGCTATGTGGGCCAAGGCGTTTGATAAGGCCGCTGGTGAAATCTGTGAAGAAGTGCTTGAGGATGACGACAAAGATATTCTGACCTTCGTGATCTATTTCGCATCCGGTTTCAAGGTGCAAGCGCTCAGTTCAAATCCATCCAATTTGCGCGGAATGCAGGGTAACGTCACTATCGATGAAGCGGCATTCCATGACCATCTGGCCGAAGTATTGAAAGCAGCTTTGGCTCTTACTATGTGGGGTTGCAAAGTTCGTCTGATTTCCACCCACAACGGTGCGGATAATGACTTTAATGAACTGATTCAGGAGAGTCGAGCCGGAAAGAAAGATTATAGTGTCCATACGATTACCCTTGATGATGCTTGTCATGATGGTCTGTACAAACGTATCTGTCAGGTTACGGGTAAGATATGGAGCCAGCCAGCAGAAGATGCATGGAAAGCGGGTCTGCTTAAAGCCACCAAAACAGAAGATGATGCTCTGGAAGAGTATTACTGTGTGCCTAAATCTGGCAGCGGCGTCTATATCCCCCGTTCCTATCGGGAGCGTGCCGCCGTTCTGCCAAACGAGGTTGTTACGTTTATCGGCTCTGCTGAGTTTAACTGCTTGCCGGAGCGGCTACGTGAATTGGATATGCAAGAGTGGTTAGAGCAGACCGTTAAACCATTACTAGATTCGCTGCCAAAGAATCTGCGCCACACTTTGGGTGAGGACTTCGCCAGAAACGGAGACTTAACCTCATTCGCACCGTGTAGCGTGCAGACTGACACCAAACGTCAGATCCCCTTTTTAGTTGAGTTGTCCAATGTCCCATTTAAGCAGCAAGAGCAGGCTCTCTATTACCTCTGTGACCGGATGCCACGTCGTGATGGCATCAAACTCGATGCACGCGGCAACGGCCAATACTTGGCGGAACAAGCCCGTTATCGATATGGTGCGGAAGTTGAAGAGGTCATGCTATCGACTGCCTATTACCGAGAAAATATGCCTAGATTTAAAGCGGCATTTGAAGATGACGAATTGCAGATCCCAAAAAACGAAGACGTGATCAATGACTTCTCTGCTATTCAGATCATCCGGGGTGTACCGTGTATCGATGACAGCCGTACAAAATCTGTAAACGGAAGCCAGCGTCACGGCGACTCGGCGATTGCTATTTTTCTTGCGTACCTAGCATCAAAAGAAGAATGCCGACGTTATGAACTGCACCGCATCAAATCCGGTAAAGACGACCAACATACAGTGAAAAGACAAATGAAAATGACCCGTGGCCTCAGAGCCATGAAAGGTGGCCTGTTATGA
- a CDS encoding DUF2635 domain-containing protein: MIQMIFIKPRDGLTVRKPDGTFLNVAGETVRRNAYWVRRLNDGDVTKSSPASGKTKKEVTNE; the protein is encoded by the coding sequence ATGATACAAATGATTTTTATTAAACCGAGAGATGGTCTGACCGTTCGCAAACCTGACGGCACCTTTTTAAATGTCGCAGGGGAAACCGTTCGACGCAATGCATACTGGGTACGGCGTCTCAATGACGGCGATGTAACCAAAAGCTCACCGGCGTCGGGCAAAACCAAGAAGGAAGTAACCAATGAGTGA
- a CDS encoding phage head morphogenesis protein, which translates to MTDDNIPQEALDYLTSKQLKPGFDYRDVWKQEHNNAFTVAKMMHEDILADTRAIVEQALADGMTFKQFRDLLQPMLVKKGWWGIQMMNDPLTQETKLVQLGSDARLKTIYKTNMRTARAAGQWQRIERTQETHPYLIYELGPSREHRLEHKRWHNLMLPASHEFWKTHFPPNGWGCKCRVRQASEREARRLTAAGANTTAPEVKTRKLVNKRTGEVERVPEGIDPGWNYNAGIEKMPEQ; encoded by the coding sequence ATGACTGATGACAATATCCCACAGGAAGCACTGGACTATCTGACGAGTAAGCAGCTCAAGCCGGGGTTTGATTACCGTGATGTCTGGAAGCAAGAGCACAACAATGCATTCACTGTCGCTAAAATGATGCACGAAGATATACTGGCCGATACCCGGGCCATTGTAGAGCAGGCACTTGCCGATGGCATGACATTCAAACAGTTTCGTGATTTGCTGCAACCGATGCTGGTTAAAAAAGGATGGTGGGGAATTCAGATGATGAATGATCCACTGACTCAGGAAACCAAGCTGGTTCAGCTCGGCAGTGATGCCAGACTCAAGACAATTTATAAGACCAATATGAGAACCGCCCGCGCTGCTGGCCAGTGGCAGCGTATTGAGCGGACTCAGGAGACACACCCCTATTTGATCTATGAACTCGGCCCCAGCAGAGAGCACCGACTAGAGCATAAGAGATGGCATAACTTGATGCTGCCAGCCAGTCATGAATTCTGGAAAACTCACTTTCCGCCCAATGGGTGGGGCTGTAAGTGTCGGGTCAGACAGGCCAGTGAACGAGAAGCCAGACGCCTGACCGCAGCCGGTGCAAATACCACCGCACCAGAGGTTAAAACCCGGAAGCTGGTCAACAAGCGTACTGGTGAAGTAGAGCGTGTGCCTGAGGGGATTGATCCGGGGTGGAATTATAATGCTGGTATCGAAAAAATGCCGGAACAATAA
- a CDS encoding phage tail assembly protein, whose translation MAKHEFSFRHGLMFGKGKDAEPQYDVVLRELTSADLIDAAMEAERVVFVDEGKKAIAYTSEVLYGFELLRRQISSVGEIQGPLTFKQLRQLHPDDLQTLQDETEKLDGLIKGVSERGRDVPAE comes from the coding sequence ATGGCAAAACATGAATTTTCATTCAGGCATGGTCTGATGTTCGGCAAGGGTAAAGATGCAGAGCCACAGTATGACGTTGTTCTACGTGAGCTGACCAGTGCCGATTTGATTGATGCGGCAATGGAAGCTGAGCGGGTGGTGTTTGTTGATGAGGGGAAAAAAGCTATCGCCTATACCTCTGAAGTGCTTTATGGATTCGAGTTGTTGCGCCGTCAGATTTCATCTGTTGGTGAAATACAGGGGCCTTTGACATTCAAGCAACTACGCCAGCTCCACCCAGACGATCTCCAAACCTTGCAAGATGAAACGGAGAAGCTGGATGGCCTGATTAAAGGAGTGAGCGAGCGGGGGCGAGATGTGCCAGCTGAGTGA
- a CDS encoding DUF935 domain-containing protein — MNRIINPQTGKPFTTAERQALNHQQSKAYTTGVRTPTASKSIATGLTPARLASILKNAIHGSPEDYFILAEEMEERDLHYRAVISTRKLAVTSIEPVVEAASDESKDIEMADAVRQLLKHPNIPECAFDLLDGLGKGVGLVEIIWNTERVPWKPKDYQWVDPRFIRLDRATYSEIRLANDKNWTEGEPLKPCGYICHQPRMKSGHWLRNGLARVVAVMYMLKSYTVRDWWAFAEIFGMPIRVGKYHSNASDEDIRTLVNAIATIASDAGAAIPESMQIDMIETAKGNGGETLFENMAEWADRQISKAVLGQTMTTDDGSSQSQATVHNDVRNDITRWDARQLANTFNEFLVKPFIDMNYGVQENYPVIKIEPEETEDTKTWVESLVPLIDRGMKVQMSDVRDRMKLSDPDKDAELLVPAGQLTPPNEFSLNHAWPLFNPGLNLALNRQGRLNSEEELDEMTRQALDEWQEVSDPVLSPILKLANESVSFDEFTTSLPKLAEELDAQAFIEQMAKLCWQARAMGDVQDD; from the coding sequence ATGAATCGAATTATCAATCCTCAGACTGGAAAGCCGTTCACCACGGCTGAGCGTCAGGCGCTCAATCATCAACAGAGTAAAGCCTACACGACAGGTGTACGCACCCCCACAGCAAGTAAAAGTATTGCCACCGGACTGACTCCGGCCCGGCTTGCATCGATACTGAAGAACGCGATTCACGGTAGCCCGGAAGATTACTTTATTCTGGCTGAAGAAATGGAAGAGCGGGATTTACACTATCGAGCTGTTATTTCAACCCGTAAGTTGGCTGTGACCAGTATTGAGCCAGTCGTTGAAGCGGCCAGTGACGAGTCGAAAGATATCGAGATGGCTGATGCAGTACGTCAATTACTCAAACACCCGAATATTCCTGAATGCGCATTCGATTTGCTGGACGGCTTGGGGAAAGGAGTCGGTCTGGTTGAAATTATCTGGAATACTGAACGGGTGCCGTGGAAGCCCAAAGATTATCAATGGGTCGATCCGCGTTTTATCCGGCTCGATAGAGCAACGTACAGTGAAATCCGTCTGGCAAATGATAAGAACTGGACTGAAGGCGAGCCGCTCAAGCCGTGTGGCTATATCTGTCATCAACCACGGATGAAATCAGGTCACTGGCTACGCAATGGATTGGCACGGGTTGTCGCTGTGATGTATATGCTCAAAAGCTATACAGTGCGTGATTGGTGGGCGTTTGCCGAAATTTTCGGTATGCCGATCAGGGTCGGCAAATATCATAGCAATGCATCCGATGAAGATATCAGGACGCTAGTCAATGCTATTGCAACCATAGCTTCCGATGCCGGTGCGGCAATTCCCGAATCAATGCAGATCGACATGATTGAAACGGCTAAAGGCAATGGGGGTGAAACTCTGTTCGAGAATATGGCCGAGTGGGCTGATCGGCAGATATCCAAAGCGGTTTTGGGTCAGACGATGACCACTGATGATGGTTCCAGTCAGTCTCAGGCCACAGTGCATAACGATGTACGTAACGATATTACCCGCTGGGATGCACGACAACTTGCCAACACATTCAATGAGTTTCTTGTGAAGCCGTTTATCGATATGAATTACGGTGTGCAGGAAAACTATCCGGTTATCAAAATTGAACCTGAAGAAACAGAAGATACCAAGACTTGGGTCGAATCTCTGGTTCCGCTAATTGACCGGGGCATGAAAGTTCAGATGAGTGACGTTCGTGACCGGATGAAACTATCAGACCCTGATAAGGATGCCGAGTTACTGGTTCCAGCCGGTCAGCTTACACCGCCAAATGAATTCAGTTTAAACCATGCTTGGCCGCTGTTTAATCCGGGGTTAAATCTGGCATTAAATCGTCAGGGGCGACTTAACAGTGAAGAGGAGCTCGATGAAATGACGCGTCAGGCATTGGACGAATGGCAAGAAGTCAGCGACCCGGTATTAAGCCCGATCCTCAAACTGGCAAATGAGTCGGTCAGTTTTGATGAGTTTACGACTAGCCTGCCGAAACTTGCTGAAGAACTCGATGCACAGGCGTTTATTGAACAGATGGCAAAACTGTGCTGGCAGGCTCGTGCAATGGGAGATGTTCAAGATGACTGA
- a CDS encoding phage virion morphogenesis protein has product MSISVTIYNGDTELQQMRQFLERLSDTGNRDKLMHLIGAEAESQMHRRIRNEKTAPDGSPWPEWSPQYSGTRHGNQSLLMGDGALDDSIQYYVKGNQVSIGSSLAYAAVQNDGFDGMVSVPAHTRLIHQAFGRELAFPVYQSVSAHSRHLEVPQREYLGLSSENETDLLTLIGDFYGDMLK; this is encoded by the coding sequence ATGAGTATTAGTGTAACTATCTATAACGGTGATACCGAGCTTCAACAGATGCGTCAGTTTTTGGAGCGACTGAGTGACACCGGCAACCGTGACAAGCTGATGCATCTCATCGGGGCTGAAGCTGAAAGCCAGATGCACCGACGGATCAGGAATGAGAAAACCGCACCGGATGGCTCGCCATGGCCGGAATGGAGCCCGCAATACTCAGGTACGCGCCACGGTAATCAGTCATTGCTAATGGGTGATGGTGCTCTGGACGACTCGATCCAGTATTACGTCAAAGGCAATCAGGTGTCTATCGGTTCGTCGCTGGCCTATGCCGCTGTCCAGAACGACGGTTTTGACGGGATGGTCAGTGTACCGGCGCATACCCGGCTGATTCATCAGGCGTTTGGCCGGGAGCTGGCTTTCCCGGTCTATCAGAGTGTGAGCGCACACAGCCGTCATCTGGAGGTCCCACAGCGCGAATACCTCGGCCTGTCATCTGAAAACGAAACAGATTTACTGACATTAATCGGAGACTTTTACGGAGACATGCTCAAATGA